ttgatttcgcttaagaggtgttCTTACCCTATGAATTTCGTTGGAGATATgtataaaccttttttttttgaagaaaaaagagatttggtGCGAGGATGAAAACTCGGCTTTGatgccaggatgaaaactgggctttgacAAGCTCGAAACAGATgctctttttttcttgttatataGCTCTGGACTTtctcttttgaattttgttgatGTACCGATGTATGAGTTgaaatttgatggagaggcgcacgaacctcggataacttgatggtgaggaGCACGAACctcataaaattaaatggagaggcgcatgaacctcgtataacttgatggtgagccgcacgaacctcgtaaattaaatggagaggcgcacgaacctcgtataacttgatggtgaggtgCACAAACcttgtaaaattaaatggacaagcgcacgaacctcgtataacttgttggtgaggcgcacgaacctcgtagaGGGGTTACCACCTTTGATTacgcttaagaggtgtacttgccctatgaatctcgctgtggagggggtatcacctttgattttGCTTAAGAGCTGTACTTGCCCTATGAATCTCGCTgtggagggggtatcacctctgatttcgcttaagaggtgtacttgccctatgaatctcgctgtggagggggtatcacctttgattttgcttaagaggtgtacttgccatatgaatctcgctgtggagggggtatcacctttgatttcgcttaagaggtgtacttgccctatgaatctcgctgtggagggggtatcacctttgatttcgcttaagaggtgtacttgccctatgaatctcgctgtggagggggtatcacctttgatttcgcttaagaggtgtacttgccctatgaatctcgctgtggagggggtatcacctttgatttcgcttaaaaggtgtacttgccctattaatctcgctgtggagggggtatcacctttgatttcgcttaagaggtgtacttgccctatgaatctcgctgtggagggggtatcacctttgattgcgcttaagaggtgtacttgccctaggaatctcgctgtggagggggtatcacctttgatttcgcttaagaggtgtacttgccctatgaatctcgctgtggagggggtatcacctataatttcgcttaagaggtgtgCTTGCCTTATGAATCTCGCTgtggagggggtatcacctttgatttcgcttaagaggtgtacttgccctatgaatctcgctgtggagggggtatcacctttgatttcgcttaagaggtgtacttgccctatgaatctcgctgtggagggggtatcacctttgatttcgcttaagaggtgtacttgccctatgaatctcgctatggagggggtatcacctttgatttcgcttaagaggtgtacttgccctatgaatctcgctgtggagggggtatcacctttgattgcgcttaagaggtgtacttgccCTAGGAATATCGCTGTGGAGGaggtatcacctttgatttcgcttaagaggtgtacttaCCCTATGAATCTCGCTGTGGAGGGGGTATAATCTATAatttcgcttaagaggtgtacttgccctatgaatctcgctgtggagggggtaccacctttgatttcgcttaagaggtgtacttgccctatgaatctcgctgtggagggggtatcacctttgatttcgcttatGAGGTGTACTTGCCCTATGAATCTCGCTGTGGAGGGGGTACCACCTTTGATTTCACTTAAGAGGTGTACACTCCCTATGAATCTCGCTgtggagggggtatcacctttgatttcgcttaagaggtgtacttaCCCTATGAATTTCGCTAGAGAGATgtataaacctttttttttttgaagaaaaaagagatttggtgcgaggatgaaaactgggctttgatGCCAGGATGATAATTGGGCTTTGACAAGCTCGAAACAGATgctctttttttcttgttatataGCTCTGGACTTtctcttttgaattttgttgatGTACCGATGTATGAGTTGAAATTCGTGTGAGACCCTTTTTCGCCCccttttttttctgaaaattctgAACTTTTTACTGATGTACTTCTTGAATTCTCGTTGGAGTTTGCGATGCATGGTGTGCcatatttctcttctcttttctttgaaCCTTTATGATGACGCATGTATGATGAGGCATCTATGATGACGCATGTATGATGACGCATGTATGATGACGCATGTATGATGATGAATGCATGATGATGCATGCATGATGATGCATGCATGATGATGCATGCATGATGATGCATGCATGATGATGCATGCATGATGATGCATGCATGATGATGCATGCATGATGATGTATGCATGATAACGCATGCATGATAacgcatgtatgaatgtatgagtGAAAGTTCAAGTGAGAcccaaatatttttattacctTTCCCATTTCGCTTTAACTAATTCCACGACATCCTTAAAGAACAAACTCACACCCCATGAACCTGCCTGTGATGCTTATTATTTTCGGGAGgtaattcaaagaaaaaataattattgaataaagCATAATACAATAATGTCAATTCCACTTTAAAAGCATTCCCTATCATGGAATCATTATGCATAGAATTTTTTACCGCGTCAGAATTAACCGGCAAAGGTAACTCCTCTCCATCCATTCTTGTGAGAATAAGTGCACCACCGCCAAAAGCCTTCTTTACCACATACAGGCCTTCATAATTTGGAGTCCACTTACCCTTGTGATCCTTTTGTATTgacaaaatctctttttttaagACCAATTCACTTTCTTGGAATTTCCTAGGATGTACTTTCTTGTCAAATGcctttttcattctttgctGGTATAGTTGCCCATGGCATGCGACGGTTAATCTTTTCTCCTCAATGAGATTAAGTTGATCAAATCGGGTTTGAACCTTATCCGCTTCTTCTAACTGGGTTTCCGTTAACACTCGTAATGATGGGATTTCTACCTCGAAGGGTAGTACTATTTCCATTCCATATACCAAAGAAAAAGGTATTGCCCCAGTCGATATGCGTACCGATGTGCGGTAACCGAAGGTACATTCctcttgatattttttattagcgGCCTTGACTGTCCCATTCATCTTTGGACGACGATGGGAAGTTTGATTGTTCAGGTTTGCGGCAATGAGAAATTGTCTTTAAATCATGATAGTTGACATGCATTTGCTCATTATAGTCCTTCTTCAACACGATACTTGCCACCTATTGGGAGTATCTTGCCCCAACTAAGAATCTCGCATCGAACTGCTTTTGTACTTCATCTTTGATTCTGAAGACATTCTGGCTTGAGTAGTAACTCGTGTTGAACTCTTTCTTCGTGCTAGTGTCAACTTTTACCTTTTTTCTCTCGCTTTCTTCTCTTACACTAAAGATTTCAACCTCTCCTTGATGgggttttatttctttagaaTCTTGCTTCACAAATATCATTAACTCTGGAGAGGGTTCCGGGTCagtcataatcatcttccatgtTATTGATAGGGTGTTCAAAATTAGGAAAAACAacattattgttttcaaaacaTTCATTGTTAGATCCATGTTATtcgattttaaaaaaaaaaatatttaagacacgagatgatgaaaaaaaaacaaaacaaacatgaTTTAATGTTAAAccaaatgcaaaagaaagtgtCAACCCGTAAAACACGAACCCCAAGGCTCCGGGCAAAGTAGTGAggttaattaaaaatgattacaTTTCAATAAGCATCACAGGCAAATTCTTTATCTTCCAGTTCTTGGGTTTGCAgatacttcttcttctttattctcGTAGTATATTTGTAGGAAACTTCTGTCAATCAGATCTTGGAGAAAGCTCCTAAACCTGGTACACTCATTAATGATATGTTCGGCTCCTGGACAGATTCCACATGCCTCACCGAGGCCATCTCCACCCCTTAACAAACCCAATCTTATCAGCAGTTCAAAAATGACCTTTTTAGAACTACAAATTTTACTAACGTCCCGCACTAGCCTGTGTCGTCCAACCTCGATGGCATTTGTTGAGGTATTTCCATGCTCGGCAAGGGGATTGACTTCAACACTAGGTTTGTCTTCTTGGAACTTCAGCCATCCTGCATCAATTAGAGATTGTACTTTGAATTTAAGAGAGGTGCATCCTTCGGTCGAATGGCCAATGGCTCCCCCGTGAAAATCGCATCTCGCACTTGCATCAAAACTTTTAGGGTATGGAGGCTGTAAGGGTTTCATTGGACGAATAGCGGCCAAACCCTTCTTAAGGAGATGAGGTAACAAATCTGTATACATCATAGGAATGGgagtgaaaattttcaattggtTCCTCCTGGCATTAGCACTTTGACCAACATTCTGATCTGGACCTAAACCAGCTCCAGGGCCCCTGGCATTAGCGTATTATGGTTGATAATATCCTGGTTGTCGAGGTCTCATTTGGGGACCAGACACTGTATTGTTCACATAAAGAGGATAACTCGGGCTTGGTTGATAGCTATGTGTGGGCGCATGACCTCCCCACATGGGTATTGCTGATGTTGCATGCACTCccccttttttctctttccctggattaaaaatatatttcttcgGAGTGGTGGCTTGAGATATAATTTTCCCACTTTTCAGTCCGATTTCGATTCTTTCGCCTATGATGATGATATCAGCGAAATTGGAAGACACGTTGTCAATCATATGCTCATAAAAAGGTGGTTGTAGTGTGCTTACAACCATTGCAACCATCTCCTTGTCATATAGAGGTGGTTCAACCTGCGCTGCCAGCTCTCTCCATCGTTGCGCGTATTCTTTAAAAGACTCCTCATCTTTCTTTGCCATATGGTGTAATTGTAACCTGTCTGGCGCGACATGCATGTTGTATTTGTACTGTCTTACAAAGGCATCCGCCAAATCTGTCCAAGAACAGATATGAGAGGATTCCAAATGCGTATACCAACTCAACGCTGCTTCAGCCAAACTATCTTGAAAGAAATGAATAAGTAGTTTATCGTCGTATGCGTAGGCAGCCATTTTTCGACAATACATGGTCAAATGGTTCTTAGGGCATGTGTTTCCCTTGTATTTCTCAAATTCTGGCACCTTAAACTTGTGTGGAATAGTCACTCCTGGAGCCAAACTCAACCTTGCCATGTCACCAAACTCGTAACTTTCAAACCCTTCTATGACTCTCAGTCTACCTTCTAGAACTTCAAGTTTATCCTTCGTTCCTTCTACGTTCGAATGCAAAGTAGCATCTTGTGCGACAATTGTGTGGGGAAGCTTGGACATTTCATTCAGCTTTGCCTCAGTTGTGTGGATAGGCCCCTGGGTACTAATGGGAAGTACATTGCTAGTTATGGGAAAAGCCAAAGAAGTATGCTCTGCCTTTGAATGATCTCCAATAGGCGGTGTGTAACCTGATGGTAAACCATACATTGGAAATGTGAATTGTGTGCCCACAGCGTCATGTACTGAAGTGTGAGCATTATCATCAGCCTTTGCAGACGAAGTCTCTCCTGCGATTTTCATGGCTTTCAACGCTTCTAAAATTTGACCGACTTGATCCTTTAGTTGACAAATATCGGCCTTTACAGTTTCACGTTCCTCTTCCCAATCTTCCATAGCTTTGGAGTTTGCTCGAGTCTTATAAGGATGTAGTGGAAGTTTCGCCGTTGTTTTTTCCTAAACTTTATACTGTTTTTATTAACTTG
This window of the Vigna angularis cultivar LongXiaoDou No.4 chromosome 7, ASM1680809v1, whole genome shotgun sequence genome carries:
- the LOC108336698 gene encoding uncharacterized protein LOC108336698, with product MNGTVKAANKKYQEECTFGYRTSVRISTGAIPFSLVYGMEIVLPFEVEIPSLRVLTETQLEEADKVQTRFDQLNLIEEKRLTVACHGQLYQQRMKKAFDKKVHPRKFQESELVLKKEILSIQKDHKGKWTPNYEGLYVVKKAFGGGALILTRMDGEELPLPVNSDAVKNSMHNDSMIGNAFKVELTLLYYALFNNYFFFELPPENNKHHRQVHGV
- the LOC128197882 gene encoding uncharacterized protein LOC128197882; its protein translation is MEDWEEERETVKADICQLKDQVGQILEALKAMKIAGETSSAKADDNAHTSVHDAVGTQFTFPMYGLPSGYTPPIGDHSKAEHTSLAFPITSNVLPISTQGPIHTTEAKLNEMSKLPHTIVAQDATLHSNVEGTKDKLEVLEGRLRVIEGFESYEFGDMARLSLAPGVTIPHKFKVPEFEKYKGNTCPKNHLTMYCRKMAAYAYDDKLLIHFFQDSLAEAALSWYTHLESSHICSWTDLADAFVRQYKYNMHVAPDRLQLHHMAKKDEESFKEYAQRWRELAAQVEPPLYDKEMVAMVVSTLQPPFYEHMIDNVSSNFADIIIIGERIEIGLKSGKIISQATTPKKYIFNPGKEKKGGVHATSAIPMGPGAGLGPDQNVGQSANARRNQLKIFTPIPMMYTDLLPHLLKKGLAAIRPMKPLQPPYPKSFDASARCDFHGGAIGHSTEGCTSLKFKVQSLIDAGWLKFQEDKPSVEVNPLAEHGNTSTNAIEVGRHRLVRDVSKICSSKKVIFELLIRLGLLRGGDGLGEACGICPGAEHIINECTRFRSFLQDLIDRSFLQIYYENKEEEVSANPRTGR